The nucleotide sequence GCACGTTTATGTACGTAGTTCTTCTTCGTtacttgtaaaaaaaagaatacgCTCTTCATTTCTCCGAATAAggctcaaaatttatttttcttcgaaAAACGGAGCTGAAATCGACCAATTCAAAATTTAGctcaaaaattacaattttggaAACATTTAACATCAATAGTCACCGAAACAAAGGGTTGCTAAATGTTCCCCAATGGAACACGACGAGAGctcataatattttgaaaaacattgcgATTCTCTTTTAAAACATCCTATAAGGCTGTATTCATGAACGTAAGTaattcattttagttttcccCACACGggtaaatagtgcttttcgtACACGTTGATTGGCTAGCTAGGAAGTGATAAATCAGTTCCACTCAGCCGTAGAGACAAATATCACGTCGAGAGTTTAATTTCAGACTCCTCTTCAGtttattgactgaaataaataactttgttttttttctgtcaggcATATactaaaataattgtttacctGGGGTGAGTGTCGGTGAAAATGATAGAGATAATCTCCATCAATATCCACCTCTactttggtaaataattattaactGCCCCTACAGAGAGAACTTTCCAGTGAGTATAAATGGTTATTTTGCTTACTCAAGTTTAAGAGCTTTTTTAAGTCTACGGATATTATAAGAGTTTGTTAggtttgtttgatttgtagCCGACTGGTGTGTACTTGatactttttcttaaaactagAAAAGAAACCAGCCATAAGTTTGAGCCATTAGCAGGTGTGGCAAGACTTGACATATTTTCATTCGCCGATGGAAAGAAAGCTTACATTAATACGTTCATCAATGTTTCAAATATTGTGGTAAACAGTAAATTGCGATCCGCTTTAAATATTAATGTAGGAAAAATACATTGCAAATCATTCTTTGAGAATATTCCGTCGAGGATACATACTCATCAAGTGCATTGTTTAAAAAGGATCTTTTAACAATTGATGGTAGGTAGAGTTTctctttttgtggttttgtaaCACAAAACCTTCTGACATCTCTCCTTAATTTCAAACGCTTTTTCTTAATTAACGGTCACACACGAAAGTCTTGAAAGTTTtacatttcaagaaaaactcCTCAAACTTAggcgattttttttaatacatgaACGTCAAACAGAAACATGCTATCATGAAACACTTTTTGATAACGTTCATCGCAGCGGCTGTTTAACTGAGATTTGACATACTTCGGCATTAGCTTTGCATTCAACTAATTGTAACCGACATACTTTTAATCGGCAATTACTGCAGTAGAGAAATTGAAACTGGTTcgtttatttttcatatcaatTCCATTTGCCaatcttaaaatgaaatcaaGACTGAATAGTCCAGAATATCTCCCTTTATTGCAACCTATGCGGTGAAGAGAAATCAGCTTGGTATTTAAACTGAGTGTTTAGCTTAAGCTAAACTACCGTGCATTTTTACAGCTTATTTTGTGAAGCATTCCTAACATAAACTGTTCAGGAGCAATTTCTTTTGCGCTTAAGTTTTTGTCTAACATATTTTCGGATAACGGCAGATTGGTGATTCTGTACAGCGAGACAACTACACTCCTTACTGTCTTTTAAAACGTTTACTGACTTAGAAGAAGGTCTCACCATGGTAATGGCTCTTACTTACGgctaacgattaaaattttggctCATCGCAGCGGCTGTTTCACTGAGATTTGATATACTTCGACATTTAGCTTTGTATTCAACCAACTGGAACCGACATACTTTTAATCAGCAATTACTGGTTCgtgtatttttttatatcagttcCATTGGCAAATATATCTCCCTCCATTTCAACCTGAGCAATGAAGAGAAATCAGCTTAGTATTTGAGCTGACAATCAATTCTTTATAAACTGTGTTCAGCTTAGGCTAAACTGCAGGGAACGTTTACTGTTCCTTTTGAAGAGTATTCCTAACAGAAACCGTCGAGGAGCAATTTCGTTTGGGCTTGAATGTTTGCCCGGTCTCCTTTTCAAAATTCCGCAAATAAGTGATTCTGTAGTGAAGATCGAGTTCCCAGCGAGACGAATTAAttcttttcagtctttcaaaACGTTTACTGACTCAGAAGGTCTCAATATGGTAATGGCTCTTACGGCTAACGACTAAAATTTTAGCAATTTTACTGCTaactattattttcttttcgttgCAATTAAGATAAATGCTACGGTTCATGctttaaggaaaataatttcatagttaattttgaaaaatccatCAATGTTGGTCGCTTTTAAGCAGGAAACCCAAATATCTATTTATTTCGTTCCAGATTACCCCAGATTAAATAatcatgtatatttttttcttcacatcaaTAGTGCCATTGCTATGGGCATCGTACAATATCTCCAAGTCGTGCTGTTTGTATTCAGTTTGACCCTCTCCACTGAGGCACAGGAAAAAGTTACTTGTCAAAACTTTAAGTTTGCTATCGATCGCGATGTCATCCATAACCAAATTCTTGAGGGTCACGTGTTTGAAAGATTGACAGTTCCAACCGCCATTGACTGTTACTTGAAGTGCAAAGATGACTGCTTGTGTGTATCCATGAATTATTTCCCTCTGTCCAGAGAAAACAATTGTGAGCTCAACGACGCTAACAAAGACATGGAGCCAGCGGCGATGAAATTGAGGCAAGGgggaaattattatgatttggtGAGAAGCTACACGGTGAAGGTGAGAtaagattatttatttaattccttactcatttatttatcaacttcCGTAAACAAAGTAAATATCCCAAGATGTTCAAGTTCGTAAATAAAATAAGTATTTCCACACGATCAAGTTTTGCGGtactccttaaaaaaaagatgtgttaTAGGTCAGTCCGAGCCCAAGACAATTTTGTGCATGCCGTTTTGTCTGCGATATGATTGGTCtagacaaaaccaaaacaaactgatttggCTGAGAGAGGATTGGATCCGTTCCCTTTCTCACAAACTATTTTCTTAACGGCCATGTCGTAATGCGAAGGGAACGGCAGGACAGACATGACTACAAATTTCATAAAGACATCATTGGCTTACCCATTGCTGTATTACTGCATTTCAAATCTACTTGCAATGGAAATTTCATCTCCATTCTGGCACCCCGTTATGTGTTGTACGCACACGTACTTTGCTCGCACTGTTTGTTATCGATTCGATCAGATTCCGGTGAGATTTTTCGATGGGTGCTAAAAAGTATATGCTACCCCAATTCTATGAGCATGCTGAGCTAAAACATCCTTTGAATGTTGCTGTAGGGTGGAGGCAAATACGCACCAGAGAAGCATCATTGCATCAACAGATGCTGCCGCACCAATCCTTGTCTCAATGGAGGAGTATGTCAGGAGATTTGTGACACTCATAGCACCAGGTTTAACTGTACCTGTCCTAACACATACTCTGGTCAGCGGTGTGAGAAGATGAAACATCCGAGAAGCTGCAAAGACATAGCTAAGAACGGTGCCTCGACATCAGGAAAATACGACATCTACGATTCAAGCAATGAACGgttttctgtttactgtgaCTTGCAGTCTGAACCTGACTTTGTATGGACGTTAATACAATCGTTATCCTTGTCCAAGAAAAATGCCTTCAATTATACTGGGTTTGGCAAAAACTTTGAGATTGATATTAAAGTGGGGGAAATTAATTGGAACGAGTTCCGACTATCCTTATCACAGATGCAGTATCTTGCTAATCACTCCACACATCTGAGAGCAACTTGTAACTTTTCTACGGATGGTCTGCAGTATACGGACTACGCACGCGCTAAGCTGGCAGGTCATGACATTTTTGGTACCTGGAACACCTGCCAGATGTACGAATATGTCAATATCCGAGGAATCAATTGTTCTGATTGCACCGCCCTGACAAAACAGCAGGAAGATGTGTCCTGGCACAGAAGGAGTTACAATAGCACACAATTCGGATGTAAATTTAATGGAAAACCAGGTGGAGTCCccgatgaaaaaaatttcggaaaatttcacaacaagTATATAAATCCGGATCACCGCTGCTCGTTTTCTCCTGCTTCTACAACGCAGCATTGGTTTGGAGCTAAATGTGACGTGTGACTTTTTGCGAATTCATTTCCTTTCATAGAAAAGGAAACACAGCCAACTGAAAGCAAGAAAACATCGGAGCAAGGCTAACAACTAACAATGACATCATGTGCCTCCAAGTTTGGCCCATTTAGGAGCTGAACTTGAACTAAACGTTTAATATCTCAGATAGTTACACTGATCTTTATCACAGAAGAATTTAGACATGCACAAGAGCGACGTCATAAGCAACCTTAGATACGTAGCGTCCATATTTGAATAGTTGAAATAAGTAGGCGGTCTCTGTACAAACACTTTTTACCTGCACATTCATCTTTTCATGTAATGTTCAATAGATAGTAAACTTACATCTTAAAAGCCAAAGGTCGATAAAATTGGCCTTTTTTCGTATTCGTCTTTGAAAACGCATTCAGAGCTCACCATTAGTTGAttcatgcaaattactttgAAGCAAGTGACTAATCGTAAGTTAAAATGCTTGTGTTTAGATTCAGAGATGTTTAAATAACTCTGTACGCTATTAATCTAATTATGACATGTTCTGTCGTCGTAGGGCGATATTTTCTTGACTCAGTCAATCAACCGTTTTCTCTTTACTGATAATTGAAAATTAGCTTCGGCTTCGTTAGTTTGATCATTAGTAAAACCAAGCTTTAAGTTTAGGTTTCTTGATTTCGCTTTAAAAAATCCGCACAGTGAGGAGAAATGGTATTTACTTAGTGGCAGGGAGATGTTAGCAATTTCTCCTAAGTGATAAATATGTAcagctttgcttgattttaatatTTGGGACTCGATGCATAACTGTGAGAAGCCCTCAACAGCCTCTCTTTCACAAGGACTAAGGTACTTAAATGCTTCGTTAGGATCACTGCTTACTTTATAACATTGCAAATTTGttcataaaacaatttttgaaatgttcaaaatgtaGGAGATGAAGTAGGTATAGTAGTTGGATCAGATGTTTGTCAAGAAAAGCACCAGTGAAGTGTAAAGGTCATTCAGGATTGTTGTACATAATGTGAGACATCATCTTATTATAGCATCATTCCAGACTTTTCCTTAAAGCTTGTGGATTTACAGCGACATTACACTGTTGGACGTGCTGGCAATACATTATCAAATACAAATCCAAGTGACGATGAAGTTATATTCTAGTTATAAAGTTCATTATTTGAAATCTACGTTTCCGAAGTTTGAAACGTTTAATGATAAAATTGACGATTTTAGAAGCTTTTAAAGTTATGCCATTTTCCCCTCAAAAGTGGTATTCGAATTGCGCGAAAAAACCGCTGACGTCACTTTGGTAACATAAAATCGAATTCAGTATGGCGAATAGTATGAAAGATACGCGGCAACGAGGGCGATATTGTGTTGCTGGTACCCCGGCTCTGATCAGCAAAGCTCTCAGAATATATCGTTCCGCCACCGGGCATAGAATGTTTCAGTTCCCGAACGATCCCGACTGTGAGAGGAaaattggttaaaatttgtcCGCAGACAAAGACACGATCTTAACGATCCAACTTGGCTGTAAACGTCGCTTTGTTGGgcaaattttgaagaattatgCTATGAGTGAAACTTTTCCATATTAAACAGCATGATGAAGGCCCATGACATGAAGATGAGGCGCTTTTTGAGAAACGACACTGTGCCAACCAGGGACACTAGTTTTGTGTTTCTGTACCGtttccttaaattgtttttctattttttctctttgcataCTAATACTGCTTAGAAAAGTCATTCCAAAAATTCAGCTCCTTTAATGTACAAATAACTTAAAAGAAACCCAGTTGAAATATCATCAAAGGTGGCGGATGCAAAAGTAAGGATAAGTGAGGTAATTTCCAATTGGACATAGCATAATATATCTGGATCGCCATGTACACTGTACTTTAGATTCTCATTTTAATCTCGGTCAATTTATTTATATCAGATATTTAACCTGTCATCGAGATATTCGACCCCGGAGAACGATGGCCCCTTTGTCAATAAGTATTACGTAATCGCTTTCGCGTCAAAAGAAGAGAACACTTTAAGGCGCTGGTTAAGATCTTGCCGAATGTCTTAAGCGCCGTTTATACCGCGATCCACCATAGTACGATCACGTACCTATTCATGATTTTTTGCCTTTTCCCTACGTGTACTCTGATTGCTACGAACTCATTTTTAAATGTCTTAGTATAATTATTAAGATATCCAACTAATTTGTAGGTTTTTAAGGTCCACCATGAGTGTTCTTCGCTATCTACGCGCGATGTTGTTGGTATCTCAGCTCACTCAGACCAATAAGGCGCAGCCAACAGTAAATTGTCAAAACTCATAATCACATTCTTGAGGGTCACATGTTTCAAAGATTGACAGTCCACAGCGCCACCCAGTGTCACGTGAAGTGCTAAGATGACTGCCTGTGGGTATCCATGAATTATTTCCCtctgttcaaagaaaataactgtgagCTCAACGACGCTAACAAAGACGCAGAAAAAGCCGCAATGATATGgaggaaattattatgatttggtGAGAAGCTAGACGGTGAAGGAGAGAGATAGAATCGTTTGCTATTGATAGAATTgccttatttatttatttttttggttactTACATTTTTATCACAACATAGCGCGCGCGCAAGGCCTAACTATATCCTAAGGGAGCTACCATGataaaaatcattatttatcatataaactacgatGTTATACAAGGATCTGCAGCTCTGacaaaagccgtaacaacacacgtgaaagaatacgatattttttcacgtgtgtttgataacgccaatcagctgctgacacatcactcgcctttcgcgtcACTCGGCCAGGTTGataaatgaacggcaaagccctGAACATTCTCAATACAAGGTAGTTTGTCCGCGGAACtttctcggattatggcggctaaaacattTAATAATTTCGTACCGCTGACAGggagtgacgttcaaactttgctagaagggaaagaaaaacaatatatgaaaagaaaaacccaaagttacgtattcagtgacTTTGGTAATGGCCTTTGTCGTGGCTGAGAACggaaatcgacaactggaagatttgtcacaggccgattttggctgtttacttgaaagacttcttctgtcggtaagtaaaaaattcaagaaatgagaattttgtaaatttaaaattccgcccattgttgtttttgtaatcatgattcaaagcatttttccatcttgagccttagcgccaacgcactgtACGATTGTCGAtgcttcaatttattttctttcattgttgATGTCAGCTTTTCTCGTCACTAATgcgctattgtgtttatatgataaacaaaataatacaaggTCGCTTTttgagtgttcaactcgacatttcatatctacgcgcgcccatgcaTTATTCTCTAAAAATAGTGCACGTCTGTGCATTCATAACATGACTTGTGCAGTATCACTTCGGCTAAAAGTCCTGTCGAGTTTAGCGGCGAGAATTCAAAACTATCAGTTAAGACTATCTTTCCGTTCTATCCCAATTTAGAAAGACCTTTGTagatcaaaatgaaaacaaaatatgctGAATAAGACTGGTTTCGAGAAACAATGAGCATTTCTTTTTCCCTTCAAGCGACGAAATTAGTTTCGGAGTTGACAATACTTTATTCACAAACGCGATGGGAATTATGGCTGAAAACAGAACTGAGTAttctgacttcaactgaggcttTGCGACGCTGGGGACTCTTCATTACAacggaaaatattattttgaagcgTTGTTATGTACCCAAAGTTTTGTTCAACAGAAGACTTTGTTTTGAAATCGtacaattttcagaatttttaactCAAAGTTAAACAATATTCAGGTTGCAAATTTTGGTAAACAACAATTCAAGCAGCGTAAATCTATCACAAGTGTCTCGTAGATGCAAGAGATTTGTAAGTTTTTGCTCAGCTTTTTGAATAGTTGATATCAGTTTTGAGGGTTCATATATATCCTAAAAGTATTGTTAAATAgcggattttaattttaaaaaccttacaattatttcagaattttcaaaatcttcaacatAAACCTACGCAATTTCTGGCCTTGAATtctagtaaacaacgattcaagcaCATTGAATCTACTACGCGCTCTCCTAAATGCAAGAAATTCGTTCATTTTTTGCCTCTGAGCAGAAAATGTTCAATTCTTTGACTAAAGATTTGGTctggaaatatttcttggtcgtttttaccttttcatttattcatagttttcggTTAGAACATGATTACCTGGTAAATCGGACAAAGTTGTAATAAACTCTATTTtagtaaagtaaatggtttgaacccaggagtataagaaaaccgacgcataccgacagacttcttgacgaatcatcctacaacccgacttcccacaaagctacgactatcaagacattgacaagacgagcgcaacttgtttgcaacacaccggacagtttatctgacgaaaacaagtaccttgaccgtgtttttgacaaaaacaactacaacactgacttcattagacgaaacactcacagagtgaccgacactacagaaactaacagggactccacatctatcactactacagctgctataccctacatcaaaggcacttctgaggctatcgcgcggatcctacaacctacaaaagacaaagacgaacccaacaacagacagggagcgatttataagatcgaatgctctggaaagctggttcactaacttagaacagacgcctctcaacagatgtcaacaattaccagcaccttacaaacgactcattaacgacgtgaacaaaccgacaaacagaccgacaaacaacagacggatcgaaaccgaccaattactgttaacaaactctacacgagtcttccagccaatcacatcacggctaaacagaccaatcacgttcaacagactagactttataacatcatcgactgacaactactcctcacttgactctgaagatgactatcgcacagatagtcgaaacgtcagtcaccaacaacagttcttttcacaactacactcacccggacgatcacactacacgaactaaACTCTATTTTATCGAGCACAACTTGTGTCTGCATGCTATGTtatatggaaattttttcagttcataCTTTAGCTGTGCGTGTATCGAGTTATGAATccacttgggaagtttgaagagcactcaggcaactcttacgcttctctcgtgctcttaAAACTTACATCCTGCGGGCATCTTTAACTTGAAATACTCACCTTAAGCATGTAGCAATTCTTTATTGTACGTCCCccggcccccccccccccctcccccctcaaatTCACTTATGGATATCTGCACCGCTGGACTTTACTTTAATCAAAAAATAGtttaagaaaaatgttcattttcAATTAGGGTGAGGAAGCTACATTCCAGAGAACATCGCGGCGTTAATAGATGTTGCAGTCAGAATCCCTGCCTCAATGGGGGAGTATGTTAGGAGATTTGTGACAATCACAGCCCCAGGTTTAACTGTACCTGTTCTTACAAATACACTGGTAAGCGTTGTGGTCAGATTACACATCCAAGAAGCTGCACAGCTAACAACGGGGCCTCGCAATCAGGAAAATACGATGTTTTTGATTCAGCCAATAAACCGTTTTCTGTTTACTATGACTTGCAGTCAGAACCTGGCTTTGTATGGGCATTGATACAGTCGTTATCCTTTGCCAATGAGGCCACATATAAGGATAAGGGGTTTGGCACGGATTTCCCCGTGAATGACAATAGCAATGAACCGGACTGGAACTGTTACCGCTTTTCCTTATCACTCATGCAGTCTCTCTCAAACCACTTCAGACATCTGAGAGTAACATGCACGCGCTGTTCTGGCAGGTCATTACATATTCGGTGACTGAGGTGGAGGTTGCAAACTGTTTAAGTATATTAACATCCGTCGTATTAACTGTTCTGATTGCACCGCCTACACAAGAATGAATCTTAATGGTGCTTAGTTCGTTAACAGTTTGAAAAGCAAGGAGAAAGAATGCGACTTTGATGGATCTGTAGGAGCCGTTGACAACGCAAATAATTTTGGACGGTATCATTCCGGAGTGATAAATAGGAATCACCGCTGCTCCTCTTCGGATTCTTCTTCAACGCAATACTGGTTTGGGGTTAGACATAAATAGTTTATTCTAAGTTCCAATAATCTACTAAAGCTAGAATGAGTTGTGAGTATTAGataaggtttttgttttctttaaggattCTGACCTTTTCTGGTTGtggttgctttttgttttgctttgttttgtttctttttttcacaaaaggCATTTGGTTTCTCGAAAATTGTCTGTTTTGAAATCGAAGAAATTGATTTGAATCTCGTTACCGTTCCACTTCCGTTACCGTTACCGTCAAACCGAAACAATAaagacagccaatcagaacaaaataTGATATCACGGGAACATTCAGAATTCAAAGACTAACAAGCAAACCGTTGTaatatgtgattttttttagctttgcatTGCTTAGGTAGAAGATTAGCCCGAGCTTTGTATACCAAAAATGCAAAGCTAATTCAATCCTGGCTCCCTTTTGAAgcataaaaacaagaacaaaattgCGCTGTGATagtagtttaaaaataattcatggcTAGTATACGTAAGCTAAAATACGAATATGTTCAAATACGCCCTAggaaccttaaaaaaaacttatatcTGTAACATACACAATATAATATAACATAACATTAAAAagcctaaaaaaatttaaatatgttaTCTTCTGGAGTTAGAACAACCAAGGGTAAAGACCAACTAGGGTCTTAGTTGCTATTCAACTAAGTTGCATAGCTTAAGACGAGGACTGAATTGCATAGTTGCATTAAGTTTGTTTGTATAGGATTTGATATCTATAGGAAGGGGCATCATCACATTTTATTTAATCGCCTGAATGCTGTTTCATCAATTTACATACCCTCAGGTattactttgttatttttatttagagagAAAGAGACATTTGTTGTAAAATAACTCGAAAACCGATCTCTTCTGCAGCCTTGTAGATACATCTCAGGAGTCAGCAGGATGATAGAAGTCCACTGTCATAAATTTGCACAAAGAAATCTTTACATCTTTGAAGTCGAAAACGACTCACTTTGTATCTGTTGTCAAGAGGAAGAGTTTACCATGTACCTGGTCGAAGGATTTGGAAAGTGGTTTAATGGCTTcagtcaaaattttcatttaggaAAGCCCCTTTTGAGACTGATCTAATTACAAAAACTTCgaatttctccttcttctttggCTAATTACTATCAAGCCTAGCTTGACCGTCCAGTTTTGTGTAACATTAGTGTACAGGTTTGCTTGtgaatattatgaaaataaaggaaacttcATATAACGAAACTATAAAGGATTACTCAGTTATTAGATGATTtcgaaatttttactttgttattgtgagtttgtttgttttgtttttgttaaagcTTGAAGTTATAggaagttattttattatttcttttgtatttttaggaCAAAATAAGTTGCCATCCGCAACCGAGTGTAAAATGGTAGCTTATCTaagataattataatttttattggGGAAACCAGAAGGCCCCcttaaagctaaaaaaaataatgacacaATCTCTATCGTTTTCTGTTAATGAAGCGGCTACATCCCTCACCGACAAAACATTGATCTAATTCGACTATTTACGATTATTTCTGGCTTCTAAATCAAGCATACTTACTTGATAAGTTAGAGAGAagcaaggaaaactaaaaatttaacGACGTAACATTTGTGAAGGTTTTTCATTGCAAAATGATCTCATTACACTAATTTCCATAACAAATTACGATGTTTGATTTACAGTACTcgtgtttattttgaatttctgcCATATACAGATTCTTTTTCATGAAGTTTTTCAAACGAGTAAGTACTGTTTATTATCGGTTTGGCACGGACGATCATTTTACGGCCTGGGTGCGTGTCTTTCGTCTGGGGTGGATGACtgcagaaaaaacaaaaagacatcaACAATAATGCCTGGAGAAACAGTAAAATTGCTTCGGGTTGTATTCTATTTCagcgttattattattattacttctaGTTTTGATCCCTAGTAGACTCCTCAATGGTGAAGTCTGACCTTAATCTCTCCTTCTCTAGTTGACGCTTTTAAACTGTGAATGGATGGCATGCGTTCTTGGATAATTCATATCATTCGgctcttattcaaaatttacataatgTGAAGAAGTATCAATGATAACAAGTGTCTAATATTATCATCTATGTTCCTTATTTGCACATCTTTCTAGAGAAGGGTCAGCGTTTGAGAAagattttgtgatattttatcattttttcatgcaaatttttaaattcatgagtGAAACTTTGCACATCGTTGGGCCATTGAAACTTCGAATGAAATATCACTGGCAAAGTGTGTTGATCAAAACAAGTTGGACAAATAACAACCGGGTCAATTATTCGTTCTTGCCTGAAAATATAGATAAGTTGTGTGTGTAACGAACGTAAAACTTTCCATCACTTATCAATTACAACGTGGAAAAATAGCCTCGGGGGCCCATTTCCACATGCAAGCTTACGTTCAGGGCGTTAACTCATCTTAGGTTTTTCTAAGCAGCAGTTAACTGATGCAACAATCATGTTAGTGTAGTCACCTCGGGTTAACTCGAACAGGCACCTCAATGACTTCAACAGCTTTCCCTCGTTCATCTCTGATTCATGGCCAAGAGATAATTGTGTAGGTGATTATGACAATTATAGATAATTAGGGAGCTATGTGCCTTATTTTGCTACCATTCGTTGGTTACATGTGATGTGTAAGTATGACTGCTTGTATATATAATCATTATTCCCTCGGTTCAAATCAAGCAACTGAGAGCTCAATGATGCCAATCAAGATATGAAGCCATTGGCGATGAAATTTAGAGAAGGAAGAAATTACCATAATCAGGTGAGGAGCTACACTGTGCCAAAGATGTGGTAAACTTAAGTTGTTTAgtctattttatttaatttactggGCAGACGAATATCCTGAAGTGATCTAATCTGTCAAAAGTGGAATTCTTatcatgaaaatcaaataaaacaggCTACAGTAAATTTCTGCCCTTGCTTTCAAGCTCTTTTATGTGGGTAGCTTTTC is from Pocillopora verrucosa isolate sample1 chromosome 7, ASM3666991v2, whole genome shotgun sequence and encodes:
- the LOC136282368 gene encoding uncharacterized protein, coding for MGIVQYLQVVLFVFSLTLSTEAQEKVTCQNFKFAIDRDVIHNQILEGHVFERLTVPTAIDCYLKCKDDCLCVSMNYFPLSRENNCELNDANKDMEPAAMKLRQGGNYYDLVRSYTVKGGGKYAPEKHHCINRCCRTNPCLNGGVCQEICDTHSTRFNCTCPNTYSGQRCEKMKHPRSCKDIAKNGASTSGKYDIYDSSNERFSVYCDLQSEPDFVWTLIQSLSLSKKNAFNYTGFGKNFEIDIKVGEINWNEFRLSLSQMQYLANHSTHLRATCNFSTDGLQYTDYARAKLAGHDIFGTWNTCQMYEYVNIRGINCSDCTALTKQQEDVSWHRRSYNSTQFGCKFNGKPGGVPDEKNFGKFHNKYINPDHRCSFSPASTTQHWFGAKCDV